The genomic segment CGGTGGCGAGCGGCATCGTGTTGACGGTGTGCGGGCCGATCAACTCCTCGACGTAGATGACGTCGCGGTACTCGGGGTTCTTGGTGGAGGTGCTGGCCCAGAGCGGCCGCTGCACCCGCGCGCCCTGCCCCGCCAGCCGCTCCCAACGCTCGCCCGCGAAGACCTCGGTGAAGCGGTGGTACGCCAGCTTCGCGTTCGCCACCGCCGCCTTCCCCATCATCGCCTTCGCCCGGTCGCCGCCCAGCTTCTCGAGCTGCGCATCGACCGCCGAGTCGACGCGGGAGACGAAGAACGACGCGACCGACGCCACGCGATCGAGTGCCCCGCCTTGTTCCGCCCGCTTCTCCAGCCCGCGCAGGTACGCCTCCATCACGCGCTCGTAACCGGAGATCGAGAAGAGGAGCGTGACGTTGACGTTGATCCCTTCCGCGATGAGCTGCTCGAAGGCGGGGACGCTGTGCTCCGTGCCCGGCACCTTGACCATCAGGTTGGGCCGGCCGACCGCCTTCCACAGCCGCCGCGCCTCCTCCAGCGTCCGCTCCGCGCTGTGCGCCAGCTCGGGCGACACCTCGAGAGACACGAACCCGTCGTGCCCGCCGGCCGCGTCGTACACGGGGCGAAAGAAGTCGCAGGCGCGCTGGATGTCCTGCACGGCGAGCGTCTCGTACGCCCGGCCCGCGTCCGCGCCGTCCGCCGCCAGCTCCTCCATCGCGGAGTCGTAGTCGTCGCTCTTGCCGATCGCTTCCTCGAAGATGCTGGGATTGGAGGTGACGCCGCGCAGATCGTACTGCGCGATCATCGCCTCCAGCTCCCCGTTCTCCAGGATCTCGCGGCGGATGTAGTCCAGCCACACGGACTGGCCGAGGGGGTGGAGCTGGTGAAGCGGAGTGGATTCGGGCATGGGTGTTTCTCCGATGTGGGTACTCAAAACACAAGTCCTATGTCCTAAGTGCTAAGTGCTGAACTGCGGTTACTTAGCACTTAGGACTCAGCACTTAGCACTTCTTTTCTACTTCTCGTCCATTCCCAGCTTCGCCCCGCCGGCCCCCGCCTCCCCTTCCCCGCCGGTCGGCGTCGGGCCGCGGCCGAGGGCGGCGCGGGCGTGCGCGGCGATGTTGGCGGCGCTGAAGCCCAGCTCCTCGAAGACGCGCGTGGCCGGGGCCGATGCGCCGAAGCGCGTGATCCCCACGATGTGCCCCTCGCTCCCCACCCAGCGGTGCCACCCCATCGGGCTCCCCGCCTCCACCGCGACGCGTGCGGTGATGGCGGGCGGCAGAACCGACTCGCGGTACTCGCGCGGCTGGCGCGCGAAGAGCTGCCAGCTCGGCATGCTCACCACGCGCGCCCTGATCCCCTCCGCACGCAGCGCCTCCTGCGCCTCCAGCGTCACCGCCACCTCCGAGCCCGTCGCCATCAGCAGCACCTCGGGATCGCCGCCCTCCGCGTCGGAGAGGACGTAGGCGCCGCGGCGCAGGCCGGATGCGGCGCCGAAGCGGTTGCGGTCCAGGTGCGGCAGGGCCTGGCGGGTCAGCGCCATGAAGATGGGGCCGTCCGTGAACTCCATCGCGAAACGCCACGCCTCCGCCGTCTCGTTGGCGTCGCACGGGCGCAGGTCGACGAGGCCGGGGATGGAGCGCAGGGCCGCGAGCTGCTCGATCGGCTGGTGCGTGGGCCCGTC from the Longimicrobium sp. genome contains:
- the tal gene encoding transaldolase; translation: MPESTPLHQLHPLGQSVWLDYIRREILENGELEAMIAQYDLRGVTSNPSIFEEAIGKSDDYDSAMEELAADGADAGRAYETLAVQDIQRACDFFRPVYDAAGGHDGFVSLEVSPELAHSAERTLEEARRLWKAVGRPNLMVKVPGTEHSVPAFEQLIAEGINVNVTLLFSISGYERVMEAYLRGLEKRAEQGGALDRVASVASFFVSRVDSAVDAQLEKLGGDRAKAMMGKAAVANAKLAYHRFTEVFAGERWERLAGQGARVQRPLWASTSTKNPEYRDVIYVEELIGPHTVNTMPLATVKAFADHGVARRTVDQDVASSRQVLAELRELGIDLDAVTEQLQTEGVEKFSRSFRGMMQVVDEKLARVAAKT